Proteins encoded in a region of the Planctomycetaceae bacterium genome:
- a CDS encoding DUF456 domain-containing protein has product MFYVWGTVLVLFNAIFFVMNLFGLPGNWLIVLAMGGFAWWQWNPALSPWAQPVSLQSLILLLVLAILGEIIEFVAGLAGARKASGSWWGSIGALGGSLVGAAVGTFVIPIPLLGTLIGACAGAFAGALLFEMASGKPLKPAVAVGKGAGIGRLLGTVGKMAVGVIMLIAAAIAIYWP; this is encoded by the coding sequence ATGTTCTATGTCTGGGGAACGGTGCTGGTGCTGTTCAACGCGATCTTCTTCGTGATGAATCTCTTTGGTCTGCCGGGCAACTGGCTGATCGTGCTGGCGATGGGGGGCTTCGCCTGGTGGCAGTGGAACCCCGCCCTGAGCCCGTGGGCCCAGCCCGTCTCCCTGCAGAGCCTGATCCTGCTGCTGGTGCTGGCGATCCTGGGCGAGATCATCGAGTTCGTCGCGGGCCTGGCCGGGGCGCGAAAGGCCTCGGGATCGTGGTGGGGCTCGATCGGCGCGCTGGGCGGTTCACTGGTGGGGGCCGCTGTCGGAACCTTCGTGATTCCCATCCCGCTGCTGGGCACGCTCATCGGCGCCTGCGCGGGGGCCTTCGCAGGGGCGCTGCTGTTTGAAATGGCCTCGGGCAAACCGCTCAAGCCCGCCGTCGCCGTGGGCAAAGGCGCCGGCATCGGCCGACTCCTGGGCACCGTCGGCAAGATGGCCGTCGGCGTCATCATGCTCATCGCCGCGGCGATCGCGATCTACTGGCCGTGA
- a CDS encoding choice-of-anchor E domain-containing protein, with protein sequence MASYVQADTISYSNTYGPTAVPFGATAVALSKFNPALGTLTKVTLQLNANTSSGAIAWDNESGLLTDVDLGIGATVTAVAPLSLITVIAVPMQTGSAFGVAADNDAAADYIGTDSFSVTGGTGSDSKSAFTTSSLGTFLATFAGETFDATINATLKKMISTDGGEGLNQTTAGISNGTLTVTYEYTPIPEPVTMSLLGLGGLGMLLKRRR encoded by the coding sequence ATGGCTTCATACGTGCAGGCCGATACCATCAGCTACAGCAACACCTACGGTCCGACGGCGGTTCCCTTTGGGGCGACGGCCGTCGCTTTGTCCAAATTCAATCCGGCGTTGGGAACGCTGACCAAAGTGACGCTGCAACTCAATGCCAACACCAGCAGCGGGGCCATCGCATGGGATAACGAATCGGGTCTGTTGACCGATGTTGATCTGGGGATCGGCGCCACGGTGACCGCGGTTGCGCCGCTGAGCCTGATTACGGTCATTGCGGTTCCCATGCAGACCGGATCGGCTTTTGGCGTGGCCGCTGACAACGACGCTGCGGCCGACTACATCGGCACCGACTCGTTCAGCGTGACCGGTGGCACCGGGTCTGACAGCAAGTCGGCCTTTACTACCAGCAGCCTGGGCACGTTTCTTGCCACGTTTGCCGGAGAGACCTTCGACGCGACCATCAACGCTACGCTCAAGAAGATGATCAGCACTGATGGCGGCGAAGGGCTGAACCAGACGACGGCTGGGATATCGAACGGCACGCTCACGGTCACCTATGAATACACCCCCATCCCCGAGCCGGTCACGATGAGCCTGCTGGGCCTGGGCGGTCTGGGCATGCTCCTGAAGCGCCGACGCTAG
- a CDS encoding SDR family oxidoreductase, which translates to MDKLAEKTALITGGALRLGRAMALALAARGANVAVHYNRSERQADELVDELTAMGVRASALAADLSDETAVKTLLARAVETVGPLDILVNSASIYEGGRVLDLTAEDLSRHVQINALAPLELARAFAAQKRPGHIINFLDATVLDQDASHAAYHLSKRMLLQLTQLLAVELAPAVAVNAIAPGLIIPPPGEPADAYDKLTWTNPMHKVGSVEAIVHAAMFLLESDFITGQVIFVDGGRHLKRLMPRHGRPPADHGQ; encoded by the coding sequence ATGGACAAACTCGCCGAGAAGACCGCCCTGATCACCGGCGGCGCCCTGAGGCTGGGACGCGCCATGGCGCTGGCATTGGCCGCCCGCGGAGCCAATGTCGCCGTACACTACAACCGTTCCGAAAGACAGGCCGATGAGCTCGTCGACGAACTGACGGCGATGGGCGTTCGAGCCTCTGCCCTCGCGGCTGACCTGTCCGATGAAACCGCCGTCAAGACCCTCCTCGCCCGCGCCGTCGAGACCGTCGGACCGCTGGATATCCTCGTCAACAGCGCGTCGATCTACGAGGGTGGCCGCGTGCTGGACCTTACGGCTGAAGACCTCTCGCGGCACGTGCAGATCAACGCCCTGGCGCCACTGGAGCTGGCGCGGGCCTTTGCCGCCCAGAAGCGGCCCGGGCACATCATCAACTTTCTCGACGCGACGGTGCTCGACCAGGACGCCTCGCACGCAGCGTATCACTTGAGCAAGCGCATGCTGCTGCAGTTGACGCAGCTCCTGGCCGTCGAGCTCGCCCCGGCGGTGGCCGTCAACGCCATCGCCCCTGGTCTCATTATCCCCCCGCCGGGCGAACCGGCCGACGCGTATGACAAGCTCACCTGGACCAACCCGATGCACAAGGTCGGTTCGGTCGAGGCCATAGTCCACGCCGCGATGTTCCTGCTGGAAAGCGATTTCATCACCGGCCAGGTGATCTTCGTAGACGGCGGCCGGCACCTCAAACGATTAATGCCCCGGCACGGGCGACCGCCTGCCGATCACGGCCAGTAG
- the araA gene encoding L-arabinose isomerase: MELKKLQVWFITGSQHLYGPETLKQVAADSQKIAQGLSQSAGVCVEVVYKPVLTTAEAIRTICLEANAAPDCVGLIAWMHTFSPAKMWIGGLSILAKPFMHLHTQFNRDIPWSSIDMDFMNLNQSAHGGREFGFICTRMRKNRKVVVGHWQEPAVEAQVDAWARAACAWHDAQGGKIARFGDNMRDVAVTEGDKVEAQMRLGYSVNGYGMGELAKRVTAVGDAEADRLAGQYDQQYDLAADIRPGGAKRGALREAARIDLGMRAFLTEGNFKAFTTTFEDLHGLAQLPGLAVQRLMADGYGFGAEGDWKTAALVRAMKVMAAGRRGGTSFMEDYTYHLDPAGMKVLGAHMLEVCPSIAAGKPVLDIRPLSIGGKDDPARLIFNVPAGPAINATVIDMGNRFRMIVNEVDAVAPEHDLPNLPVARALWVPRPSLAVAAGGWILAGGAHHTGFSMALTAEHMEDFADIAGIEFVLIGGGTEIRTLKQELRWNEMYYA; this comes from the coding sequence ATGGAACTCAAGAAACTTCAGGTCTGGTTTATCACCGGCAGTCAGCATCTGTACGGGCCCGAGACGCTCAAGCAGGTGGCCGCGGATTCGCAGAAGATCGCCCAGGGACTCTCGCAGTCGGCGGGCGTTTGCGTGGAGGTGGTGTACAAGCCGGTGCTGACGACGGCAGAGGCCATCCGTACGATCTGCCTCGAGGCCAACGCCGCGCCTGACTGCGTGGGGCTGATCGCGTGGATGCACACGTTCAGCCCGGCCAAGATGTGGATCGGCGGGCTGTCGATCCTGGCCAAGCCCTTCATGCACCTGCACACGCAGTTCAACCGCGACATCCCCTGGTCGAGCATCGACATGGACTTCATGAACCTCAACCAGTCCGCCCACGGCGGCCGCGAGTTCGGGTTCATCTGCACGCGCATGCGAAAGAACCGCAAGGTCGTGGTGGGGCACTGGCAGGAGCCGGCAGTCGAGGCGCAGGTCGACGCCTGGGCCCGCGCGGCGTGCGCCTGGCACGACGCCCAGGGCGGCAAGATCGCCCGCTTCGGCGACAACATGCGAGACGTGGCCGTCACCGAAGGCGACAAGGTCGAGGCCCAGATGCGGCTGGGATACAGCGTCAACGGATACGGCATGGGCGAGTTGGCCAAACGCGTGACGGCAGTGGGCGACGCCGAGGCTGACCGCCTCGCCGGCCAGTACGATCAGCAGTACGATCTGGCGGCAGACATCCGTCCCGGCGGGGCGAAGCGCGGCGCGCTGCGGGAGGCGGCGCGGATCGATCTGGGCATGCGGGCGTTCCTGACCGAGGGAAACTTCAAGGCCTTCACGACGACGTTCGAGGACCTGCACGGTCTGGCGCAACTGCCGGGCCTGGCGGTGCAGCGTCTGATGGCCGACGGGTACGGGTTCGGCGCCGAGGGGGACTGGAAGACCGCGGCGCTGGTGCGGGCGATGAAGGTGATGGCGGCGGGCCGCCGCGGCGGCACGAGCTTCATGGAAGATTACACATACCACCTGGACCCGGCGGGCATGAAAGTGCTGGGGGCACACATGCTGGAGGTTTGCCCCAGCATCGCCGCGGGCAAACCTGTGCTGGACATCCGCCCGCTGTCGATCGGCGGCAAGGACGATCCGGCGCGGCTGATCTTCAACGTGCCGGCGGGGCCGGCGATCAACGCCACCGTCATCGACATGGGCAATCGGTTCCGGATGATCGTCAACGAGGTGGACGCTGTGGCGCCCGAGCACGACCTGCCGAATCTGCCGGTGGCGCGGGCGCTGTGGGTTCCGCGGCCGAGCCTTGCGGTGGCGGCGGGCGGGTGGATCCTCGCCGGCGGGGCGCATCACACGGGCTTCAGCATGGCGTTGACGGCAGAGCACATGGAGGACTTCGCCGACATCGCGGGGATCGAGTTCGTTCTGATCGGCGGCGGTACGGAGATCCGCACGCTCAAGCAGGAGCTTCGCTGGAACGAGATGTATTACGCCTGA